Proteins encoded within one genomic window of Haloferax volcanii DS2:
- a CDS encoding orc1/cdc6 family replication initiation protein — MPLFERDTEIYRDRDALREDYQPEELVGRDEELRTFQAALQPVINGEQPNNIFLYGKTGVGKTAASRYLLGHLREDASHYDDIHLTVVFLNCDGLTSSYQIATRLVNEFRSESNQISTTGYPLGSVYEMLWQELDDCGGTIIIVLDEIDHVNDDSILYQLPRARANGNLDAAKVGLIGISNDFSFRDDLSPKVKSSLCEQEIHFPAYNAKNLRAILEQRAKVAFREGVLSDEVIPLCAAYGAKDAGDARQSIDLLMKAGDLARDDDTDRIEEEHVKRGRRALERGRIKEGINGLTEHGHLVLYSLLTLELEDETPIRSRDVRPRYTRFTELANRDPLVPRRMRDHLSELAMLGIVSVTERNEGRRGGTYREYALDMDVGLIVSAMRDTIELVGVHETVEPFLDGDKTSTLDDFIEQ, encoded by the coding sequence ATGCCCCTATTCGAGCGGGACACCGAGATCTATCGGGACCGGGACGCCCTTCGCGAGGACTACCAACCCGAGGAACTCGTGGGGCGTGACGAGGAACTCCGTACCTTCCAGGCTGCGCTACAACCGGTTATCAACGGCGAACAGCCCAACAACATCTTCCTCTACGGGAAGACCGGCGTCGGCAAGACCGCCGCGTCGCGGTACTTACTCGGTCACCTCCGCGAGGACGCGAGCCACTACGACGACATCCACCTCACCGTCGTCTTCCTGAACTGCGACGGACTCACGAGTTCGTATCAGATTGCGACCCGCCTCGTCAACGAGTTCCGGTCGGAGTCGAACCAGATCAGCACGACGGGCTACCCGCTCGGCTCCGTCTACGAGATGCTCTGGCAGGAACTCGACGACTGCGGCGGGACGATAATCATCGTCCTCGACGAAATCGACCACGTCAACGACGACAGCATTCTCTACCAACTTCCGCGAGCGCGGGCCAATGGGAACCTCGACGCGGCGAAGGTCGGACTCATCGGCATCTCCAACGACTTCTCGTTCCGCGACGACCTCTCGCCGAAGGTCAAAAGCTCCCTGTGCGAACAGGAGATTCACTTCCCGGCGTACAACGCCAAGAACCTCCGAGCCATCCTCGAACAGCGCGCGAAAGTGGCGTTCCGCGAGGGCGTCCTCTCCGACGAGGTGATACCGCTCTGTGCCGCTTACGGAGCGAAAGACGCCGGGGACGCCCGCCAATCTATCGACCTGTTGATGAAAGCCGGCGACCTGGCCCGCGACGACGACACCGACCGCATCGAAGAAGAGCACGTCAAACGTGGCCGACGCGCCCTCGAACGCGGCCGCATCAAGGAGGGAATCAACGGACTGACCGAACACGGCCACCTCGTGCTCTACTCGCTTTTGACGCTCGAACTGGAAGACGAGACGCCGATTCGCTCCCGTGACGTTCGCCCCCGCTACACCCGGTTTACCGAACTCGCCAACCGCGACCCGCTCGTCCCGCGGCGGATGCGCGACCACCTCAGCGAGCTCGCGATGCTCGGTATCGTCTCCGTCACCGAGCGAAACGAGGGTCGACGCGGCGGGACGTACCGCGAATACGCCCTCGATATGGACGTCGGACTTATCGTTTCGGCCATGCGCGACACCATCGAACTCGTCGGCGTTCACGAGACGGTCGAACCCTTCCTCGACGGCGACAAAACGAGCACGCTCGACGACTTCATCGAGCAGTAG
- a CDS encoding ParA family protein translates to MSRAVSVSLQKGGVGKTTIAINLADALAARGNDVLLVDLDQQGNATEGVGLKDDYESLEPNIGDVLTDDDPIDVREVIRDREGFDVLPSHVDLDDIEDRVRNSTFGMLWVRRRIVDPLLGDDYDYIVIDSPPSLGPLSDAALIGTGNVVVPLLMSEPSVSGFERMFEQQIGPIRREVDLDILAIVPNDLTGNNEEKRIIRDLEDSPFEQFIPPFARSDLFDDPDSKGPGIRHRIAFSRAWRDGKTLREYDPSNDMLDRLDRLAEIVEHGGTDDA, encoded by the coding sequence GTGTCGCGAGCCGTGAGCGTCTCCCTCCAGAAGGGCGGGGTCGGAAAGACGACGATAGCCATCAACCTCGCCGACGCACTCGCCGCGCGGGGGAACGACGTGCTGTTGGTGGACCTCGACCAGCAGGGGAACGCGACCGAGGGCGTCGGGCTGAAAGACGACTACGAGTCGTTGGAGCCGAACATCGGCGACGTGCTGACCGACGACGACCCCATCGACGTGCGCGAAGTGATACGCGACCGCGAGGGCTTCGACGTGCTCCCGTCTCACGTCGACCTCGACGACATCGAAGACCGCGTTCGGAACTCGACGTTCGGTATGCTCTGGGTCCGTCGTCGAATCGTCGACCCGCTTCTCGGCGACGACTACGACTACATCGTCATCGACTCGCCGCCGAGTCTCGGCCCGCTGTCCGACGCGGCGCTCATCGGAACCGGGAACGTCGTCGTCCCGCTCCTCATGAGCGAACCGAGCGTGAGCGGCTTCGAACGGATGTTCGAACAACAGATCGGCCCGATTCGCCGCGAGGTCGACCTCGACATCCTCGCTATCGTCCCGAACGACCTCACCGGAAACAACGAGGAAAAACGAATCATCCGCGACCTCGAAGACTCGCCCTTCGAGCAGTTCATCCCGCCGTTCGCCCGCTCGGACCTGTTCGACGACCCCGACTCCAAGGGGCCGGGCATCAGACACCGAATCGCGTTCAGTCGCGCCTGGCGCGACGGGAAGACCCTCCGAGAGTACGACCCGTCGAACGACATGTTAGACCGACTCGACCGGCTCGCGGAAATCGTCGAGCACGGAGGGACCGACGATGCCTAA